The Daphnia carinata strain CSIRO-1 chromosome 9, CSIRO_AGI_Dcar_HiC_V3, whole genome shotgun sequence nucleotide sequence cctggagaaagaaaaaaccgttACTGATAATGGCCTTGCCTACAGCACTTTAGCGAGCCAAAAAACTACAGAAGAGGTCCTATTCCAAACCAGTTGCGTAAACAAGCAAACGTGATAAACGGCTTTCGTCTCTCCAATAAATTGatgaaaattatatttttaattcgATATAGGATTCGAAACGTTAAAACATTAACCTCCAACAAATCAGGTGAAGAAATACCAACGTAACAGTGCGAGCCAAGGAATACTCTGTAAATTTCTCCGTATCTCTCCGTCCACGTTTCCTGGAACGTTTGGAGAACATCTACACAAATAAAATCAATCACAGTTTGACAATGATTGCCATTGCTGTTCCGTTTCTCCACAATAAACTTTGTAACACTTAAAGCACTACTTACGATCTAGTCCTCCGACGAACTCCAAAGTGTTACCCAATAATGGCAAATAGAACCTGGGACCAGGAATCCTGCTAACTGTCACATGAAATGGTGAAATGCGTATATAAATCCACCATCCTAGTAAGGCCAGAAGGAGGATCAATCCCACAGCGCAGACCGTCGCACATAATGCATAAACCAACATCGAACCTATTAATCCTAATGAAGGTGTGAAGACTAAAAATACGTCAGACACATCACACGTCCATAGAACAACTACCCagagaaaaaattcttgtctAAGACGAACGCTGCGTATAATGCAGAATACTAAAAAATACGACAACGTTGCGTCTAATGCCAACCTGTTCTTCACGTTTTTTGAAGCTTTACGTAATGGATAGTTCCAAAGATGGTTCGAGCagttcaatttaaaaaagctacattaaaattagaatttaaTTGTTAATTACCTTGGTGACTTCACATTGAGAACACCATTAGATCGGAAGATCCCTCCTTTCACAACTCATGTAGACATTGTCACGACGAACGTTTGACAAAATGAACACTGCTGATATCGATCAGACGTCGAACAATTACAGTAATTAactcaaagaaaattaaagcCAGAACAACAGcactaatttaaaaaaatttcgtccATCTGGAACAAAGAACATCGACTCATCTACAGTGCGAATGACGAACGACTAATGGCCCTTCGCATACCGTACTCTATTTGTAGATTTAGCCATGCCTGTTCGTACCCTTATATAAAAGGATGGGTACGCATTCTGAGCCTCATTAAATAGTCTGATGAATATTCGGCCTTTTCTCTGttccctttccctccaaaaaatattttctttcttagatACCCTTCCCTCTATATTACCCAAGGGACGAAGACAAAGGaatagaacaaaacaaaagttttgacGATTTTGTTTGATGCATTGGGGATGGGTACGAAAGCTGCTGTCAATCAAGTGATGAGTCAGCgaacaaaatttgtttttgaaaaccaaatttTGCATACAAAAATCTATCAGAACGAATTTTTTGCGTATTTCATTACATCAAAATGCATCATATActatgatttttattttgttcacAACTAAAACGGACAGATGAAACACTACCTGAAGTCACAACTGCGTAACACGTGAACCGGTTATCACACAGACATGTAAAAGATAGCTAGTTAAATAAGTAAGTCAAACCGCACTTTTCACTTGCAAATTATATAATGAATTAGAAGCTACATTCTTTTATGACTACTTCCGTTAGTATGATGTAATTAGGCTTGTAGCTGCTAGCAAGAATATCAGAAAATGCCACGCCCGATTTCCTGTAACGAGCTATATAACCAAGTCAAGACCATAGCTGTTGCTGTCAGTTATACGAAGCAAGTTCTACACAACATTGCAGGTAAGTTAATCAAAGTTTCAATTCGATAATAAACCCAATAGTTAACACTGACTATTGAGTTAAAACTTCTTTTGAATCACGTTAGTTCGTTACCcgtaaaaattcaattttttgatttccAACATTCGTTTGCTCAAAAGATGGAATTGCCTTGCCACGTTACAATGAAATGTACAAGAATTTTAGCTAGAACTTGGCAGACATGACGGCTCTTGAATTTGAATGATGGATAGCCTTTTAATCACTAGGACCATAGGGTCTTCGACTTTACACAGCGCGAGGAAGGTTAACGGACCAACTGGTTTAAGCGTGAAGGTTTTGAACTATTACAACATACGTATCTAGTTTTCAAAAGGGTTAAGAAACTCGAGACCTTCAACAGAGATTTTTCTAGGACAAAAAGGGCTGTTGGCATCGCttaattgaaaatgaatttaagaAGATTAAGATTTCAATTGAAAACCTTAACAAAGCACAAACAAAACTCTtgttttccacatttttttttagtttccttGTAATGTTTGGGACAGGTTGCAAAGTGGGACGTTCCTGTCCGTCTGGGGTGTCCTACTTTGCCAGTCGTGATGTTCACCTATCGTACATTAGTAATGAAAAAGTATAAGGATAAAATCGCGTATTATGTATTCaaacacaacagaaaaacatcGTGAATGTTATGGGTGTCTACGTGATGTTGTTGGCTCCAAACAAGGAAATCCTTATAGTCTACTTTCTCTCGCATACTAATGACATTCCCAAGTTCGAATATACGTTTCTATACCTTTTTAGCAAAATCCTCTTTCAATCTTCATTctacgatttttgttttgaattgcCACGCCCCATTCAGAAAACGATAAATCTAACGTGATTTTATTCTACTAAATTTTATATACCTGACTTAATTAAAGGCTGTTATTCGATGAATCTGTTAGTGCGGACTACTGCACCTGAGTATGTATATTCGAAAAGGAATTTCTTTTACCGTAAATTTCTCCGAATTCCCTTCAAACAGAAAACTTGACACTCTGACACAGATAAAAACTTTCGCGTATctaaaatgtttcttttaaacaCACAGGAAGCTAAGGAAAAAAGCGGATGGATGCTTCTTCAGCTTTATCTGTGAATGCTTATAACCGAAGGCCGTAGGCAGGTCGAATATCAGTTCGCATCGTCTGTTCACCATGGACGGGTTGAATTTGGGAAACACGTCAGCCTCTTTTATTGGCGTTAACTCTTCGTGGATAAGATGGATATTTTCACTATGGATCATTTTGCCTACAATTGCTGTATTTTATTACTGGAAATGGAGTCGATCTAGAACCGTAAAACTCATCAACGCCATACCTGGACCAAAGCCGTTACCACTATTAGGCAATCTTCTAGATTTGGATGTCTATAGCGAAGGTGggtgaatatttttttcatcaatgaGGCGTCCTGAGTATTTGCTCGTGTTGCAGAATCCTTGAAAATGATGACAATTGATTGGGTGAAACAGTATGGACCAATTTATCGTGTATGGCTGTGTACACGCCCTATTGTAGCCTTGTCTTCCCCGGAGCTGGTGCAGGTATGTTAACGTCTTTTGAACTGCACACCTCTCTTGGTGCTAACTACTTGTCTCGTTTTTGGACGTAGGAAATATTAGCCAGTTCTAAACACATCACAAAATCAAGCgattattcaaatttcagTAGTTGGCTTGGCAATTGCATGTTTACCTCAACAGGTGATAAATTTTATTCACTTGTCCAAATTCCAGTGTTTGCAATCTTATTATGTCGCAGGTGCGCACTGGAAAAATAGACGAAGATTAGTTACTCCAGGTAAAGTTCAataatgattttaaaataccttttttaaaaatcctaaATCGAATTCGTATTGGATTTACGTGTTCTATACGACGTAACCTAACATGGAGTTGCTACGAAcaggttttcattttcagaactACAACAATTTTATCGACATCTTCAACGAGAAAAGCTCGAACTGCGCGGCAGAATTCGAACGTATCATCGACACCCAAGGCCATACCAAGATGGACGTTACTCATCTTATGGCCAACTGCGCCTTAAATATAATTTGTGgtacaaattttaaaaggcaAATTTTCATCGTAACATCTTAAGTcgtaaacatttaaaataccaTACAGAAACAGCGATGGGCCAGCAAACGAAattcgaaaaggaaaaagaaatttacgtTAGCAACATTCATAGGTTAGTTAAATGTCATAAAATCCTATGAACATTACCATttctaattatttattttgatggAGTAGAATTTGCCAGATTTTCGTTGAACGTGTCAGCCGACCTTGGCTTTCAAACGACTGGATTTACAAGCTGTTCCCTCTAGGTCGTGAAAGTGAACGCTGTGTCAATGCCCTCCACGCTTTCACGAATAAGGTCAGCAAACCTCTACAAAATAacctttaaattaaaaaatatttcaatcaaaataataacGTCATTTCAACAGGTTACACGATACCGCCGTGAAATGCTTGAACGACAACCAAACAAATTCCCAGAAACCATAGAAAACAGTAATAGTGTAAAAGGGAAACCTGTATCAGTAGAAAATTCGACCCATTTCATTTTACTGTTTTAACCTTGGAATTGATAACTGCAATTTTCTTAGGTGGCAGATTTGCCATAGTAGATGGACTGATACAGGCGTCTAATAAGGGCGCTGATCTAGATGATAACGGAATCAGAGAAGAAATCGATTTAATCACGTTCGCTGTAATATTTAATCGTCTTACCTTTTAATTGCACCAAACATCTAAATGTTTTCCAATGAAACACAGGGATACGATACAACTTCTGCAGCCATGGTCTGGTTTCTTTACCTCATTGCTAAACATCCGGAGCATCAGGTAATACAATagtcttcaaaaattttaacttcTGTAAACCTCATTCGATACCTACGAAGCAACTGATAGTGGACGAGCTGGATTTAGTTTTCTGCGGTGATCGAGGCCGTCCTTGCACTACCAATGATGTTTCTGAGCTCAAGTATTTGGAATGTTGCATTAAAGAAACATTGAGACTCTATCCGAGTGTGGCGTTTATCATGAGGTGTCTAACGGAAGACGTTGATATAGGTAAAACATCTagtgaaatgaaacaaattacctGTTGAGTTAGACTTGATCTGTTTAATTTACTCAATCAAATTCTAGGTGGATATACAATACCAGCTGGTGTTACAGTTGTTCCCACATTTTATGCGATCCATCGCAATCCTTGCGTTTTTCCGGATCCCGAAGCATTTAAACCGGAACGATTTTTTCCCGAGAACAGCATTGGCCGGCATCCGTATGCCTTTCTTCCCTTCAGCGCTGGCCCACGCAACTGCATAGGTGACCGACTGCTTTTCTCTTGGTTATGTAGAgcaaaaaattaatttatctGAAAAATTCAGGGCAAAAATACGCAATGCTAGAATTAAAAGTTGTTCTCGCCAACCTTTTACGCCGGATAGAGTTTTCCGTCTCTGATCCAGCAATCTCAGACGCGCCTGATTTAGGATTCGTGTTGAAACCGAAGCACGGCGTCCGTCTCGTAATTTCTAGACGGTTGAATAAGTTATAACACCACTTCACTGACACGAATTTCTTGccacaaaacatttttcgaaatgGCAGTTCAGTGAGACAAGTATCTAACTAGAAATTCCGGTTATTATATAACATACAATATCTGCACAGCTAAATGTGAAAGGAATAGCGGTCACCCCTTGAACCAACAATATCAGACGCAGGCTGCATCACGCAGCATAGAAGTGACGTAGATACCTAACATGATATTCTTcccattatttaaaaacaatcGAATAAAGTGTACTGCAAATGCAAATAATAGATATCAACCCCCAAAAATTTATCTCTTAATTTCTACTACTGCCAATCGAGTTTATGTCGAAGGCAGTCATGCGGCGTACATTCTTACACAATCACAGGTAAATTTATCACTATTCTGATCCGACCGTAAAATTTACTTTTCACCTTGAACTGAACACAACCAGAGAAACACTCGTGTGAAAACTTGAACGCTGCATGTAAGCAGTATAGAAATAATACGACCACGCCGCTTTACGTTGCCATTGCAAATCTTTCCTTCAGTTTTTCAGATTCGACGAACGCTACTGACATCGATCAATAATAGTAATGAACTCAAAGCTAAATACTCAGTAATGAAATTAAACTCACAATTACAaaagcaataataataaacaattCACCATCTGAACCAGAGAAGAGAACTCCTCGACTGTGCGAATGACGAACGACTCATGGCTCTTCAGATACTGTACCTTATATGGTTTAGCCATGCCTGATCCTACCCTTAAATAAAAGGATGGGTACGACTTCTGAGCCTCATTAAATAGTCTGATGAATATTCCTCCTTTTCTCTGTTCTCTTTCCCtccaaaaaacattttgtttcttagAAACCCCCTTCCCTCTACATTACCCAAGGGACAAAGACAaaggatagaaaaaacaaaagttttggcgattttgttttgtgcatTGGGGATGGGTACGAAAACTGCTGTCAATCAAGTGATGAGTCAGCgaacaaaatttgtttttgaaaacaaaaatttgcgTACAAAAATAGCCTATTACAACTGCTAATTCTGTTACTGCgcattttttaatttgcaataaatttttaaacatacgGTGTCATCGGCATAATAACATTTCAAGTCGTAAACATTTTAGCTACCAAACAGAAACTGTGATTGGTCAGTAAACGAAACTCGAAAAGGAAAGTTAAATTTATGTTAGTAACATGCATAGGTCAGTTATACGTAATACTACTTCATTACCATTAAAAttataattgttttatataaTGGAATGGAATCTGTCAGATTTTCATGGCGCATGTAATCTGACTGTGGCTTTCAGAAGACTGGATTTACAAGTTCTGCTCCTTGGATGTTGAAAGTAACCGTATACCCTTTACACTTTCACTACAGGTAACCTAACCCTTTTAATTTCATTGGGGCGTGGAGTGTAACTGCATTGTTTTAACTCTACAGATCGCCTTAAACAAGTTATCAGCGTACAATATTCGAACGGTactcaaaaacaaattcagaTCACGTAGAAAGTAGCGAAACTGGAAAAGGGAACCTCAGTCAAGTAATCAACTAAATCCATTTAATcattctgtaaaaaaaattgcgtttaCTAGTTCAAGTTTGTTTTAGAAAGCAGATTTGCCTTAGTATTAGATGGACTGATGGATGCGTCAAATGAACGCACTGGCCTGGTTGATAACGGaatcagaaaacaaattgataCGTTCATGTTCACTGTAATTATCAATTGACTAATCCTTTAACTGTACAAACATCTAAATGTTTTCCATTTAAACACAGTATATGACACAACTTCTAAAGCCATGAGGATTGTCCTTATACTAGTAATTTGCTCAAAACATTCCGCTTTGTGTCTACCACTGTTCTACTTCTGCGtaacccaaaaaattgataagCATAGACAACTTGAATTTACCAAAGGGCAATGAGATAGTTGTAGAGACGACATTTACAAGCATAAGGGCAAAGTATACCATTGTGAAAAGTTTACTTTCACTCTCGAATGTATAACTAAACCGAGACCGTACCTAACTGTGTCAGCCAATCAAATTACTTCTAACACGAGACGGCAGGTAAGATAACCAACATTTTCCCTGAGTAAAATCAGTACGCCTACCTCTACATTCATAGAAAACGTTTGAGGTGCGAATGTTTGTGACTGCAGTCGTATTGAGGTAGAAGATTAGTTCATAACGCTTGTCTACTGTGGACGGACTAAATTTCGGGAGACATGTCAACCGCTTTGAATAACGTCAACAGTCTGCGGACAGAGGGGATCCTTACCATATGGCTCATTTTGCCTGCAATAGCCACATTTTATTACTGGAAATGGAGTCGATCGAGAACCGTAAAACTCATCAACGCCATACCCGGACGAAAGCCGTTGCCGTTGGTAGGCAATCTTCTACATTTGGATCCCTATAACGAACGTAGGTcttaattatttcttcatcaacGATAATGAAGAATTGAACTTGCTTCGTCTTGCAGAAATCCATAAAATTATAGCAATAGATTGGGTGAAAGAGTACGGACCGATCTTCCGCGTATGGCTCGGACCACGACCTTTTGTGATTCTAGCTTCCCCCGAACTAGCACAGGTAcgtaaaatctttttttttttttcaaccgcACAGCTTTTCTGTTGTTAATTCTTAGTCTTTTTTTCGATGTAGACAATATTATCCACTTCTAAACACAACACAAAGTCAAGCGATTATTCTAAATTGATTGACTGGCTCGGCAATTGCATGTTTTTATCAACAGGTAACAGACGAAAATGACATATACACGCCaatctgttttgtttcatatTTGATAATGCTTCAGATGATCACTGGAAAAAACGACGCCGAATAGTCACACCAGGTAACCGCATTTTCTGATAGTCTTTCCGCCAGAACTTTCCATTTCCACtctaatttaaattaaatctattaaatttaattaaaataccGTGTTTAGCGGGTTCTAGTAGATTGTTT carries:
- the LOC130688314 gene encoding cytochrome P450 4C1-like → MDGLNLGNTSASFIGVNSSWIRWIFSLWIILPTIAVFYYWKWSRSRTVKLINAIPGPKPLPLLGNLLDLDVYSEESLKMMTIDWVKQYGPIYRVWLCTRPIVALSSPELVQEILASSKHITKSSDYSNFSSWLGNCMFTSTGAHWKNRRRLVTPGFHFQNYNNFIDIFNEKSSNCAAEFERIIDTQGHTKMDVTHLMANCALNIICETAMGQQTKFEKEKEIYVSNIHRICQIFVERVSRPWLSNDWIYKLFPLGRESERCVNALHAFTNKVTRYRREMLERQPNKFPETIENSGRFAIVDGLIQASNKGADLDDNGIREEIDLITFAGYDTTSAAMVWFLYLIAKHPEHQQLIVDELDLVFCGDRGRPCTTNDVSELKYLECCIKETLRLYPSVAFIMRCLTEDVDIGGYTIPAGVTVVPTFYAIHRNPCVFPDPEAFKPERFFPENSIGRHPYAFLPFSAGPRNCIGQKYAMLELKVVLANLLRRIEFSVSDPAISDAPDLGFVLKPKHGVRLVISRRLNKL